One genomic window of Triplophysa rosa linkage group LG11, Trosa_1v2, whole genome shotgun sequence includes the following:
- the LOC130561107 gene encoding sphingosine kinase 1 yields the protein MVYNRFLGYVNVIRFSVTRERCLEPSNTHTHTHTLRPATAVSLTAAPSRHGMDEPHSSRQGLVLGNGPGGGAHMHGLFTDAETGQVTYCLELTDSCLAVQRITFTPSSPERLDLRDCAGSRAYLGESDRSAYLCAYFYPYRYRWMASSPVRRRDERRFRLELNADDDNDDAQANLREAERWARAIRGNSARCAGHASGVLFSEGLRSCGVMVLVNPQSGWGQATALYNSHIQRMLTEADIPHTLVITERQNHAREMVRNADLTQWDALVILSGDGLLFEVVNGLMDRPDWEKAIQTPVGILPGGSGNALAASVHHYTRKPQVWGEDLLVSCGFVLCKGLTSKLDLISVHLSSGVRLFSFLSIAWGFVADVDIESEQFRLIGPFRFIVGTLVRLASLRTYRGKLAFLPATDNLETDVSQAQQTHNNRASNKSSEHNPSEHKRLVDHLLVPLDQPVPQSWTVVEEQEFVLVVAMFQSYLGEDWLVAPSAFTDDGVIHLFYMTAGISRPTLLRLFRAMQSGTHMECGCPHLVYRRARALRLEPETRPGIITVDGEQVEYGPLQAQAHRGVARLITG from the exons ATGGTGTACAATCGTTTTCTCGGTTATGTCAATGTCATACGCTTTTCTGTCACTAGGGAGAGATGTTTGGAaccctcaaacacacacacacacacacacacactacgtCCCGCCACAGCAGTCTCACTCACTGCAGCACCGTCCCGTCACGGGATGGATGAACCGCACTCGTCACGTCAGGGGCTGGTGCTGGGAAACGGTCCCGGCGGGGGCGCGCACATGCACGGGCTGTTCACGGACGCGGAGACCGGGCAGGTCACATACTGTCTGGAACTGACGGACAGCTGCCTCGCGGTCCAGAGGATTACCTTTACTCCTTCATCACCAGAGCGACTGGACCTGCGCGACTGCGCCGGGAGCCGCGCGTACCTGGGAGAGAGCGACCGGAGCGCGTATCTGTGCGCGTATTTCTACCCGTACCGCTACCGATGGATGGCTTCGAGTCCAGTCCGGCGCAGGGACGAGCGGCGCTTTCGGCTCGAGCTCAACGCagatgatgataatgatgatgCGCAAGCTAACCTGCGCGAGGCGGAGCGTTGGGCTCGAGCCATCCGAGGCAACAGCGCGCGCTGCGCCGGACACGCAAGCG GTGTGTTGTTTTCTGAGGGTCTTCGCTCATGTGGTGTGATGGTATTGGTCAATCCTCAGAGTGGGTGGGGTCAAGCAACGGCTCTCTACAACAGTCACATCCAACGGATGCTCACAGAGGCGGATATACCCCACACACTGGTCATCACAG AGAGACAGAATCACGCacgggagatggtgagaaacGCTGACCTGACGCAGTGGGATGCTTTAGTTATTCTGTCTGGAGACGGGCTGCTCTTTGAG gTGGTGAACGGTCTAATGGACAGGCCGGATTGGGAGAAGGCCATCCAGACTCCTGTGGGAATTCTGCCGGGAGGTTCTGGAAATGCACTCGCTGCATCTGTTCATCATTACACACG AAAGCCTCAGGTGTGGGGTGAAGATCTGTTGGTGAGCTGTGGGTTTGTGCTCTGTAAGGGTTTGACCTCTAAACTGGACCTGATCTCCGTCCATCTGTCCTCCGGCGTCCGTCTGTTCTCCTTCCTCTCCATCGCCTGGGGCTTCGTGGCCGACGTCGACATCGAGAGCGAGCAGTTCCGTCTCATCGGCCCTTTTCGCTTCATCGTGGGCACGCTGGTCCGTCTGGCGTCTCTGAGGACCTACCGCGGTAAACTGGCGTTTCTCCCCGCTACAGACAATCTGGAGACGGATGTGTCACAAGCACAACAGACGCACAATAACCGAGCAAGCAATAAGAGCTCTGAGCACAATCCCTCTGAACACAAGCGTCTGGTGGATCATCTCCTCGTGCCGCTGGATCAGCCTGTTCCTCAGAGCTGGACGGTGGTGGAGGAGCAGGAGTTTGTGCTGGTTGTAGCCATGTTTCAATCATATTTGGGTGAGGATTGGTTGGTGGCTCCCAGCGCTTTTACAGACGACGGCGTGATTCATCTGTTTTACATGACGGCCGGTATCTCTCGGCCCACTCTGCTCAGACTCTTCCGGGCCATGCAGAGCGGGACGCACATGGAGTGCGGGTGTCCTCATCTGGTGTACAGACGGGCGAGGGCTCTGAGACTGGAGCCGGAGACCCGGCCGGGTATCATCACCGTGGACGGGGAGCAGGTGGAATACGGACCCTTGCAAGCGCAGGCACATCGGGGAGTGGCCAGACTCATTACCGgatga